One window from the genome of Saccopteryx leptura isolate mSacLep1 chromosome 8, mSacLep1_pri_phased_curated, whole genome shotgun sequence encodes:
- the RPL22L1 gene encoding ribosomal protein eL22-like isoform X3 yields the protein MAPKVKKPKKTIWKFGLDLTHPVEDGIFDSGNFEQFLREKVKVNGKTGNLGNVVHIERFKNKITVVSEKQFSKRYLKYLTKKYLKKNSLRDWLRVVASDKETYELRYFQISQDEEGSEPEA from the exons ATGGCGCCC AAAGTCAAGAAGCCTAAGAAGACAATCTGGAAGTTTGGTTTGGACCTTACTCATCCAGTAGAAGATGGAATTTTTGATTCTGGAAATTTT gaACAGTTTCTACGGGAGAAGGTTAAAGTCAATGGGAAGACTGGAAATCTCGGGAATGTTGTTCACATTGAACgcttcaaaaataaaatcacagttgTTTCTGAGAAACAGTTCTCTAAAAG atactTGAAATATCTTACCAAGAAATATCTTAAGAAAAATAGTCTTCGGGATTGGCTTCGTGTGGTTGCTTCTGACAAGGAGACGTACGAACTTCGTTACTTCCAGATCAGTCAAGATGAAGAGGGCTCTGAGCCTGAGGCCTAG